The sequence GACTCAGGGCTTTTTCATATGCAAAATTCATAAAGCCTCGTCGAATTTGTCGCCGTTCCTGCCGCTTTCCTCAATATTGTTGCCTGTTGATCAAAAGTCTTATGCCGAACCTGGCGTTTTTGCTCACTAAAAATATTGCCATACTCTCTCGCATCGTTATTTATCCACTAATGAGAGAGTAAATATTGTGAGCATCCCTGCATTTGGTTTAGGTACTTTCCGCCTTCAGGATCAGGTAGTTATCGACTCAGTGAGCACAGCTCTGGAATTGGGCTATCGGGCTATCGATACCGCACAGATCTATGAAAACGAAGCGGCCGTCGGCCAGGCTATCGCCGCTAGCGGTGTGCCGCGTGACGAGTTGTTCATCACGACCAAGATCTGGATCGCGAATCTGGCTAAGGGCGCCTTAATTCCCAGTCTGCGAGACAGCTTGGCCAAGCTGCAGACCCCGTATGTCGATCTGACGCTGATTCACTGGCCATCGCCAAATGATGAGGTGCCTGTCGCAGAGTTTATGGCTGAACTGCTGGAAGCCAAGCGATTGGGGCTGACCCGTCAGATTGGTGTATCTAACTTCACCATCGATCTGATGCAGCAGGCGATTGATGCGGTTGGCGCCGATCAGATTGCGACTAATCAGATCGAACTGTCACCGTTCTTGCAGAATGAAAAAGTGGTGGCGTTCGCACGGCAACATGGTATCGCCATCACCTCTTATATGACGCTGGCGTATGGCAAAGCGTTGCAGGATGAGACGATCAAAAGCATTGCCGCCCGTCACAATGCGACGCCGGCACAGGTGGTTCTGGCTTGGGCGTTGAAACTGGGCTACGCGGTGATCCCTTCTTCGACCAAGCGCGAAAACCTGGAAAGCAACCTGTTAGCGCAGCAACTGACGCTGAGTGACGAAGATATGGCGCAGATTGCGGCGCTTGAAAGCAACGGCCGATTGGTCAGCCCGGAAGGCCTGGCACCCAACTGGGACTAATCTTCAGATATGAAGACCTCAGGCGCCCCAAGAGGGCGCCTTTTTATTGCTTTAGCCGCTCGCTGATAAAATCGATAAAGCTGCGCAGGCGGTTACTGACAGCGCTATCGCTGTAGTACACCGCGTTGATCGGCATTTCGAGTGGCAGCGTGTCTCCTACCAGAAGGGGAACCAGGTTCCCGCGTTTGACGTCTTCATCACTCATAAAGTCCGACAGGCAGGCGATGCCGTTGCCGTGCAGGCACAGGTGACGCTGGGTTTCACCGCTGTTGGTGGTCAGCCCCGGAACGATCTCCAGTTGTCGACCATCGGCACAGGTCAGCGGCCAGCGGTTCAGATTGGGCAGATCGTTAAAGCCGATGCAGCAATGGTGCTCCAGGTCGGCTACCGTCTTTGGCGCGCCATATTGCGCCAGGTAGGCGGGGGAGGCCAGGATGCGTCGATAGCTGGCCATCAGCTTGCGCGCTTTCAGCGTAGAGTCCGTCAGCTCGCCGACGCGGATTGCGATATCCACTTTTCGTTCGATCAAATTGATGAAGTTTTCCGAAGAGACCAGCGATAGCGACATTTCCGGATAGCGTTCACGAAACTCGGCGACCAGCGGCGTCAACAGATGCAAGACGACCGGCGTTGCGGCATCGACGCGCAGCAGCCCCTGCGGGCGTTGACGGCTTTCCATCAACGCATTTTCCGCTGCGGCCATATCGCTCAACACTTTCTGCACCTGCCGAAAGTAGTTTTCGCCTTCCTGGGTCAGACTGATTTGGCGTGTCGTGCGGTTGAGCAGGGTTACCCCCAGCTTGCTCTCCAGCTTTTTTACCGTTCGACTGACCACGGAGTTGGCCTGCTGCAGGCGCTCGGCCGCCCGGCTGAAGCTGCCGCTTTCCACTACGGTGACGAAGGTGATAAGCTCGTCCGAATTCGCTTTCATTTTTGCTCCAAAGGCAAACTCTGTTCTAAATTTTTAGCGATTTCGTCATTTAAACACGTCGGAGCATCGTCGTCACCCACAGGAATCTGATTGCGCATATTCCTGTTTCCCCGTCTGCATTTTGCTGGCCCTTTCGCATTTTTCACCTCTGCTGCATCACCTTTACACTGCTATACCCTCAGAAGATTGAAATCGCCGCAGGCGGCCCCTATAACTGAAAAGGTTATGCCTGTAAAAGCCATGCCCTCTGTGCGGGGCAGGCGTATAATCAATTCACCGTTGGCGAAGTCTTCATCGCCAGTTTCATGCTAATGGGTTATAGGCGAATCGCGTGCCGAAACGAACTTATGCAATGAGGTATGTTGCAGGCCAGCCAGTTGAGCGAATCTTTCCTGGCGCCGTTAATCAGCCGTTGCCGCCAGGGGCGGCGCTGCCGACGACCGGCGCCTTGCGCGTTATGGTGTGGAATATTTTCAAACAGCAGCGAGCCGACTGGCTTTCGGTGCTGAAAAACCATGGCAAAGATGCGCAGCTGGTGCTGTTGCAAGAAGCGCAAACTACGCCGGAGCTGGTGAGCTACGCTACCGCCAACTATCTGGCGGCCGATCAGGTGCCGGCCTTTGTGTTGCCGCAGCACCCTTCCGGCGTGATGACGCTGGCGGCCGCTCATCCGGTTTACTGCTGCCCGCTGCGCGAGCGAGAGCCGCTGCTGCGGCTGTCCAAGTCGGCCCTGATCACCGTTTATCCGCTGTATAACGGCGAGCTGTTGATGGTGGTGAACATCCATGCGGTGAACTTTAGTCTGGGAGTCGACGTCTACAGCAAGCAGCTGGGGCCGATCGGCGAGCAGATCGCCAGCCACCGGGGGCCGGTGATCATGGCCGGGGACTTCAACGCCTGGAGCCGCAAACGTATCAATGCCTTGTATGACTTTGCCGGTGAGATGGCGCTGCGCGAAGTGAGCTTCGCCGACGATCACCGCCGTAAGGCTTTTGGCCGCCCGCTGGACTTTGTGTTTTATCGCAATCTTGGGGTCGTAGAGGCGTCGGTACTGGTGACCAGCGCGTCGGATCACAATCCGCTGTTGGTGGAGTTCCACCCGGAAAAAGATTCTCCCGACTGGTGAATCGCAGGCAATAAAAAAGCACCCCGAAGGGTGCTTTTTTTGTGCCGGAAACTTAGGTGTCCGGCGTCAGCTTGTTGCCGACAAACAGGGTTAACTTCAGACCGGGTTGAAGGCTGTTGCCTTTACCGAGCGTTGAATTCCAACGCATCACGTCGTTAATATCGACGCCGTGACGACGTGCGATACTGGCAAGCGAATCACCTTTACGAACCTGATAGGTAATACTGCTGTTACCGCCAGTATTGCTGGCCACTTGCAGGGTTTGCCCAACTTTTATGGCGCTCTTGGCGCGTAAGTTGTTCCAACTCTGCAAATCGCTGGTCTTAACGTTCAGCCGCTTGGCAATGCCCGATAAGGTGTCGCCGGAGCGCACTTTATATGAACTGCCACCGGTCAAACCGCTGTTCTTCGCCAACTGCGTCGTTGGCTGAGTCACGGCGATCTGGCCATCGGCCAGCGAGTCTTTCAGTTGCTCGGCATGCCCTTTGGGAACCATGATGTAATGGGGCCCGTTGGGTGCCGTAACGCCTTTTTTGTAGCCTGGGTTATACGCTTTCATCTTGGTGACTGAAAGCCCCGCCATCTCAGCCGCCTGAGTCAGCTGGATCTGCTGCCCGACATCGATACGCGCCAGCGCACGGGTTTCATCCGTTTTCGGGAGTTTCACGCCGTACTTCTTGCTGTTCTTGATGATGTCGCTCAGCGCCAGCATTTTCGGGACATAGATTGACGTTTCACGCGGAAGCGACAATGCCCAGAAATTGGTTGGCTTACCTTGGCGTTTGTTTGCCTTCACCGCTTGCATCACGCGGCCTTCACCACTGTTATAGGCGGCTACGGTCAGTAACCAGTCGCCGTTAAACATACGGTTCAAGCGCTGCATCATGTTAAGCGCAGCGGTTGTCGAGGCGACGACATCGCGTCGACCGTCATACCACTGATTGTTTTTCAAACCATAATTGCGACCCGTTTGCGGCACGATTTGCCATAGCCCTGCGGCGTTGGCACTTGACGTGGCGTGGGGGTCAAAAGCGCTCTCCACTATGGGTAGCAGTACCAGTTCCATCGGCATATTACGTTTCTTAATCTGCCCGACTATCCAGTACATGTACGGCTCTGCCCGTAATGTTACATCGTGGAGATAGCTCTTACTTTTTAAGTACTTTCTTTTCTGATCACGGATCCGGGAATTTTCCGGAACCTCCATCTTCAGCTCGTCGCTAATGAAGTTCCACAGGTCCTGTTGCGCGGCGGGACTGTTGTTATCCAACCACCGCGCCGAGCTCGCTCGGCCATTTGCTGTGTACTCTCCTGCTTCACCATCTTGACCAGCCGAAGACAAACTCTGTGCATGCTGTTCTGGCGCCGGTGCGTCCTGCCTGGACGACTGGCAACCCACTAGCAAGACTGAGGCGAGAAATATCGCTTTAGCCTTCATGTGTGTGTCAATGTAGTTGCTTAAAAGACGAGCAATAATACTTTGCTTCGCTAAATAACACAACTAAAAGCTTAGAAGTTATCTTTCCGCAGGCGTAATTCGGAAAAAACTGAATGAAGGCTTTCCGGTGGTGAATTAAAGCCTAATTTCTTTTGTAAATCAGCGTCATGGCAACGTAAAAACAGGTTAATTTTGCGCTCTAATTGCAATGTGGTTGGCACGCTGGCTTGGCCTTTTGCCCTTAACGCTTCAACATGTTGTTGATATGTTTCAATCTCTCGATCTTCCGGCAAAATAGCCCGCGCAAACTTAAGATTTGAAAGAGTATATTCATGCGCGCAGCAAATTAAGGTGTTATCGGGAAGTTGCGCGAGTTGTTGAAATGAGTCGTACATTTGTTTGGCGCTGCCTTCAAACAGCCTGCCGCAGCCGGCGGAGAAAATTGTGTCGCCGCAGAACAGATAAGGGGCACTATAGAATGCCACATGGCCCAACGTATGGCCGGGGACGGCGATAGTCTTGTATTGGCAGCCATCGATGGCAAAGGTGTCGCCGTCGCGTACGATGTGGTTGGCGCCTTTGTCCGCGGTTTCTTGCGGCCCATAGACAGCCAGGCCGGGATATTGCGCCACGATCTGCGCTACACCGCCGACGTGATCGTGATGATGGTGGGTCAGCAGGATCGCCGCCGGCGTCAGCTGCAGGCGCTGCAGCGCTTCGAGCACCGGCTGCGCCTCACCCGGATCGACGATAATGCAGCGCCCCTGCCGGTCATCCAATAACCAAATGTAATTGTCCTGGAAGGCGGGAATGCTGATAAGATTCATGGTGTACCTCTCGTTGGCAACGGCTTGAAAGAAGATAATAAATCATGAAACCAGCCCATACTCTACAAAAGCTCACCGGCCCGCAGTCCTGGGCGGAGCTGCCGTGGGGGGAATATTATCGTGAAGCCCTCGAGCGGCAGTTGCAACCCTGGTGGCCAAAGCTGTTTGGTTTCCATCTGCTGAAGATGGGCATGCTCAGCGCCGAGCTGGCCACGGATAAATGCGCGATTTCCCATCAGGTCAACGTAGGGTTGGAGGGGGAAGGGCTGCAGGTGATCGCCGATGCTTATCAACTGCCGTTTGCCGCCAAGTCGGTGGATGCCTGCCTGTTGGCGCATACGCTGTCCTATGCGGACGATCCGCACCGCATGCTGCGTGAAGTAGACAGGGTGTTGATCGACGATGGCTGGTTGGTTATCAGCAGCTTCAATCCGTTCAGCCTGCTGGGATTGGGCAAACTGGTGCCCGGATTGCGTCGCCGCCAGCCCTATGTCAGCCGCATGTTTACCCAGATGCGGCTGCTGGATTGGCTCAGCCTGCTGAATTATGAGGTGTTGTACCAGGCGCGTTTTCACGTGCTGCCATGGCACCGCAAGGGCGGCAAGTTTTTATGCACTCATTTGCCGGCGCTGGGCTGCATGAGCGTGATTGTGGCGCGCAAACGCACCTTGCCGCTGACGCCCACGCCGATGAAACTGGGGGCGAGAAAACCTTCTCTCAGCCGCGCGGTGGGCGCGACCAAGAGCTATCGCAAACTGCCTTAGGCTTCCGGTTGGTAACCGACGTCTTCCTGCGTCGGCTTACCGGCCGCTTCGCGCGCCAGCACGTCACAACGTTCGTTCTCCGGGTGGCCGGCGTGGCCCTTGACCCATTCCCATTTCACCTCGTGGCGCTGAATGGCCAGATCCAACCGCTGCCACAGATCGACATTTTTGACCGGCTTCTTGTCGGCGGTTTTCCAGCCGCGCTTCTTCCAGTTATGGATCCAGCTGGTGATGCCCTGGCGCACATACTGGCTGTCGGTGCTGAGCGTCACGGCGCAGGGCACGGTCAGCGCTTCCAGCGCCACGATCGCCGCCATCATTTCCATGCGGTTATTGGTGGTCAGACGAAAACCCTCGCTGAAGGTTTTTTCCGTCTGCTTATAGCGTAATATCGCGCCGTAGCCACCGGGGCCGGGGTTGCCAAGGCAGGAGCCGTCGGTGAAAATTTCTACCTGTTTGAGCATCTCTGGTAGACTCTTCCTATCAGTTTTATAAAAGCCAAGTCTGACATAAACGAGCGCTGTGAGCACTGCAATATGATCTCTACAACCACCAGACAGATTGTCCTCGATACCGAAACCACCGGTATGAACAAGCTTGGGGTGCACTACGAAGGGCACCGCATCATCGAAATCGGTGCGGTGGAGGTGATTAACCGCCGCCTGACCGGGCGCAATTTCCACGTTTACATCAAGCCGGACAGGCTGGTGGATCCGGAAGCCTACGGCGTACACGGCATCAGCGACGACTTCCTGGCCGACAAGCCGACCTTCGATCAGGTTGCCGAGGAATTCCTCGACTTTATCCGCGGCGGCGAACTGGTGATCCATAACGCGGCGTTCGATATCGGCTTTATGGATCACGAATTCCGCATGCTGCAGCAGGGCATCCCGAAGACAGAGACCTTCTGCACCATCACCGACAGCCTGCTGATGGCGCGCCGCCTGTTCCCGGGCAAGCGCAACAACCTCGATGCCTTGTGCAGCCGTTATGAGATAGACAACAGCAAGCGTACGCTGCACGGCGCATTGCTCGATGCCGAGATCCTGGCGGAAGTCTATCTGGCGATGACCGGCGGTCAGACCTCGATAGCCTTCCAGATGGAGGGGGATACCCAGCAAAACGACGCCGCGCAAGAGATTCAGCGCATTGTCCGCCCGGCGACCGCGATGAAAGTGGTCTACGCCAGCGACGAAGAAGTGAAGGCGCACGAGGCGCGTCTGGATCTGGTGGCGAAGAAGGGCGGCAGCTGCCTGTGGCGCGGAGCGCCGGCCGAATAACGGCGTTTTTGCGTGAAAAAACCTCAGCGGATGAACCTTCGTTGAAAAACTGTGCAAACGGTTCATTTGGTGAGAAAAAGGCGTTGACGGAACCGAAAGGCGTCCGTAATATGCGCCTCGTTCCCCCGCAAGAGGGAATGGCGCGGAGCGGTAGTTCAGTTGGTTAGAATACCTGCCTGTCACGCAGGGGGTCGCGGGTTCGAGCCCCGTCCGTTCCGCCACTATTCAGAAGCCCTGAGTTAGCGATAACTCAGGGCTTCGTCGTTTCTGCTCTCTGAAAAACGGTGCGGCTCAATGAACGGGGCCGGCAGACCGGCCCCTTATCCTCAGAATAACACCGAGTAGTTCAAGCCGAAGGTGCGTCCACGGCCTTTATAGCTGTACAGCTCAGGCGAACCGTAGGTTGGGCTGTACAGTATCGGCGCGCGTTGGCCCCAAACGGTGGTGTACTCCTTGTCCAGCAGGTTTTCCACGCTGAAGCTGATTTTCCCCACCGGCAGGGCATAGCTGCCGAGGAAATCGAGGGTGTTGTAGCCATCGATCTTGCGGCCCTGAGTGGAATTGACCTTGGTGTAATCACCGTCGTCCGACACGTCGAAGGTCTGCTGCGACTGTAAGCGCAGATTCCAGTCGCCCGGCGCCCAGCCGACATAGGCGGTGACTTTCGATGGGCTGGCGGTATCCACCACCAGCTTCTTCCATTCGCCGTTGACCTTGGTTTCGGAACGGATAACGTTGAAGTTGGTGCCGGCGCTCCAGTCGCTGTCTTCAAAGAAATAATCCACCGCGCCTTCTACCCCGTAGATGCGGCGCTTATCCGCATTGACGTTGATGGTCATGTCGGTTTTGTTGATGGCGATGCTCTTGTCGGACAGCGAGTAGTAGGCGGCGATTTGCGTGCGCAGGTTATCGCCGGTATAGCGCCAGCCCAGCTCGTAAGCATTGACCTTGATGCCTTCCAGCCTGGAATCGCCGACGTTAACGCTTTTCAGCAGCTGGTAGTGGCCGCCGTTCAGCGCGTAGGTGCCGTTGCCGTAATACTTGCCCGGATCCGGGATCTCGAAGCCCTGAGAGAAGTTGAACCAGGTTTGCTGGCGCTCGGTCAGGTGCGCCAACAGGCCGGCGTTGAACAGCGCATTGTTGTAGTCGGTTTTCCCTCCCGGAATGGCGTCGGCGGAGGCGGCGGCGCCGGTAGCGATCGCCTGCTGCTGGTTATAGCCGACGAAGTCGTCGATTTTGTTTTCGGTGTACTGGTAACGCACGCCGCCGCTCAGGGTGAAGATCGGGTTGATGTCGTAACTGGCCTGCAGGAACGACGCCAGATTGCTGGTGGTATAGCTCGGGTAGCGGCCGGTGCTGTAGGCGTTCTCCAGCGTCATGCCGCCGGACTGTTGCGCCTTCGCCAGGTTAAAGAACTGTTGGTTGGCGTTGAAGCTCTCATGCTCGGCGTCGATGCCGTAAGTCAGCGTCAGCGCGTCGACAGGTTTGCTGTTTAACGTCAGTTTGCCGCCGTAGAAGTCGGTTTTTTGCTGCGAGGCGCCAATGCTGCTGACGTAATAGTTCGGCGCTTTGCCCGCCAGCGTCGGGAACGGGTAGAAGGTCAGGGTTTCGTCGCGGTAGTAGACCTGCGCCACCAGATCCTGGCCGAGGAAATCGGTGTTGGAATATTGCAGGTTGATCAGATGGCGTTCGGTGCCGGGGATGCGGTCGGAATCTAAGCTACCGCTGTTGTAGGCCTTGGCGTTGCCGGTCACCGCCGCGAAGTTTTTTCCCAGGAACAGGCCGTGGTCGCCGTCGGACTGGCTTTTGTAGTATTGGGTGGTCAGCTGCAACTGTTGATGATCGTCGATGTTGAGGGTGCCGGTGCCCATCACATCGAGGCGATCGGAATACTGCAGGCCGGTTTGGGTGTTGTCGATCAGCACCTCGTTGCCTTTGCCGTCATACCAGCCGCCGTAGCGCTGGTAAGAAACGGACAGGCGCCCCGAGGCGTTGTCGTTGCCGCCGCTGACCGCCGCCGCCACGTTCTCGTCGTGATCGTTATGGCCGCCAAAGCCGGTTTTACCGCCGATCTGCAACTCGACCTGCTGTTCCGGTTGCCCCTTTTTGGTGACGATGTTGATCAGGCCGCCGGTGCTGCCGCCTCCGTACAGCGAAGTCGCGCCGGAAATCACCTCAATATGATCGATATTGAATGGATCGATCGAATCCAGCTGGCGGCTGTCGCTGCGCGATGAATTCAGGCGTACGCCGTCGATCATCACCATCATCGAACGGCCGCGCATATTCATGCCATAGTTGGTGCGGCCCTGGCCGCTGACGTCCATGCCGGGGATCAGCTGCGCCAACATGTCCTTGATCTCTTTGCCGCCCTGGACCTGCTGTTCGATCTCCTGGCTTTCGATGACCCAAGTGGTCTGCGCCATTTCCGCCACGCTGCGGTGCGAACGGCTGGCGGAGACCACCAACTGCTCTTCGTTGCTGGTTTTCTGATCTTCTGCCCAAGCCGCCGGCGCAAGCATTGCCAGCAGACAAGGGTTCAATACCCAAAGGTGTTTGCGTTTCATCGTTATTTCCCAGGTGATTTTGTTATTACTCTATTTTTGAGAATGCTTCTTTTATCAATAACGTTTCTTGTTATCAATAAAATCATGATATGATTTTTTGCGATAC comes from Serratia sarumanii and encodes:
- the rnhA gene encoding ribonuclease HI codes for the protein MLKQVEIFTDGSCLGNPGPGGYGAILRYKQTEKTFSEGFRLTTNNRMEMMAAIVALEALTVPCAVTLSTDSQYVRQGITSWIHNWKKRGWKTADKKPVKNVDLWQRLDLAIQRHEVKWEWVKGHAGHPENERCDVLAREAAGKPTQEDVGYQPEA
- the yafC gene encoding DNA-binding transcriptional regulator YafC, giving the protein MKANSDELITFVTVVESGSFSRAAERLQQANSVVSRTVKKLESKLGVTLLNRTTRQISLTQEGENYFRQVQKVLSDMAAAENALMESRQRPQGLLRVDAATPVVLHLLTPLVAEFRERYPEMSLSLVSSENFINLIERKVDIAIRVGELTDSTLKARKLMASYRRILASPAYLAQYGAPKTVADLEHHCCIGFNDLPNLNRWPLTCADGRQLEIVPGLTTNSGETQRHLCLHGNGIACLSDFMSDEDVKRGNLVPLLVGDTLPLEMPINAVYYSDSAVSNRLRSFIDFISERLKQ
- a CDS encoding TonB-dependent siderophore receptor, whose protein sequence is MKRKHLWVLNPCLLAMLAPAAWAEDQKTSNEEQLVVSASRSHRSVAEMAQTTWVIESQEIEQQVQGGKEIKDMLAQLIPGMDVSGQGRTNYGMNMRGRSMMVMIDGVRLNSSRSDSRQLDSIDPFNIDHIEVISGATSLYGGGSTGGLINIVTKKGQPEQQVELQIGGKTGFGGHNDHDENVAAAVSGGNDNASGRLSVSYQRYGGWYDGKGNEVLIDNTQTGLQYSDRLDVMGTGTLNIDDHQQLQLTTQYYKSQSDGDHGLFLGKNFAAVTGNAKAYNSGSLDSDRIPGTERHLINLQYSNTDFLGQDLVAQVYYRDETLTFYPFPTLAGKAPNYYVSSIGASQQKTDFYGGKLTLNSKPVDALTLTYGIDAEHESFNANQQFFNLAKAQQSGGMTLENAYSTGRYPSYTTSNLASFLQASYDINPIFTLSGGVRYQYTENKIDDFVGYNQQQAIATGAAASADAIPGGKTDYNNALFNAGLLAHLTERQQTWFNFSQGFEIPDPGKYYGNGTYALNGGHYQLLKSVNVGDSRLEGIKVNAYELGWRYTGDNLRTQIAAYYSLSDKSIAINKTDMTINVNADKRRIYGVEGAVDYFFEDSDWSAGTNFNVIRSETKVNGEWKKLVVDTASPSKVTAYVGWAPGDWNLRLQSQQTFDVSDDGDYTKVNSTQGRKIDGYNTLDFLGSYALPVGKISFSVENLLDKEYTTVWGQRAPILYSPTYGSPELYSYKGRGRTFGLNYSVLF
- the mltD gene encoding murein transglycosylase D, whose translation is MKAKAIFLASVLLVGCQSSRQDAPAPEQHAQSLSSAGQDGEAGEYTANGRASSARWLDNNSPAAQQDLWNFISDELKMEVPENSRIRDQKRKYLKSKSYLHDVTLRAEPYMYWIVGQIKKRNMPMELVLLPIVESAFDPHATSSANAAGLWQIVPQTGRNYGLKNNQWYDGRRDVVASTTAALNMMQRLNRMFNGDWLLTVAAYNSGEGRVMQAVKANKRQGKPTNFWALSLPRETSIYVPKMLALSDIIKNSKKYGVKLPKTDETRALARIDVGQQIQLTQAAEMAGLSVTKMKAYNPGYKKGVTAPNGPHYIMVPKGHAEQLKDSLADGQIAVTQPTTQLAKNSGLTGGSSYKVRSGDTLSGIAKRLNVKTSDLQSWNNLRAKSAIKVGQTLQVASNTGGNSSITYQVRKGDSLASIARRHGVDINDVMRWNSTLGKGNSLQPGLKLTLFVGNKLTPDT
- the dkgB gene encoding 2,5-didehydrogluconate reductase DkgB, whose translation is MSIPAFGLGTFRLQDQVVIDSVSTALELGYRAIDTAQIYENEAAVGQAIAASGVPRDELFITTKIWIANLAKGALIPSLRDSLAKLQTPYVDLTLIHWPSPNDEVPVAEFMAELLEAKRLGLTRQIGVSNFTIDLMQQAIDAVGADQIATNQIELSPFLQNEKVVAFARQHGIAITSYMTLAYGKALQDETIKSIAARHNATPAQVVLAWALKLGYAVIPSSTKRENLESNLLAQQLTLSDEDMAQIAALESNGRLVSPEGLAPNWD
- a CDS encoding class I SAM-dependent methyltransferase, encoding MKPAHTLQKLTGPQSWAELPWGEYYREALERQLQPWWPKLFGFHLLKMGMLSAELATDKCAISHQVNVGLEGEGLQVIADAYQLPFAAKSVDACLLAHTLSYADDPHRMLREVDRVLIDDGWLVISSFNPFSLLGLGKLVPGLRRRQPYVSRMFTQMRLLDWLSLLNYEVLYQARFHVLPWHRKGGKFLCTHLPALGCMSVIVARKRTLPLTPTPMKLGARKPSLSRAVGATKSYRKLP
- a CDS encoding endonuclease/exonuclease/phosphatase family protein, producing MRYVAGQPVERIFPGAVNQPLPPGAALPTTGALRVMVWNIFKQQRADWLSVLKNHGKDAQLVLLQEAQTTPELVSYATANYLAADQVPAFVLPQHPSGVMTLAAAHPVYCCPLREREPLLRLSKSALITVYPLYNGELLMVVNIHAVNFSLGVDVYSKQLGPIGEQIASHRGPVIMAGDFNAWSRKRINALYDFAGEMALREVSFADDHRRKAFGRPLDFVFYRNLGVVEASVLVTSASDHNPLLVEFHPEKDSPDW
- the gloB gene encoding hydroxyacylglutathione hydrolase; amino-acid sequence: MNLISIPAFQDNYIWLLDDRQGRCIIVDPGEAQPVLEALQRLQLTPAAILLTHHHHDHVGGVAQIVAQYPGLAVYGPQETADKGANHIVRDGDTFAIDGCQYKTIAVPGHTLGHVAFYSAPYLFCGDTIFSAGCGRLFEGSAKQMYDSFQQLAQLPDNTLICCAHEYTLSNLKFARAILPEDREIETYQQHVEALRAKGQASVPTTLQLERKINLFLRCHDADLQKKLGFNSPPESLHSVFSELRLRKDNF
- the dnaQ gene encoding DNA polymerase III subunit epsilon; translated protein: MISTTTRQIVLDTETTGMNKLGVHYEGHRIIEIGAVEVINRRLTGRNFHVYIKPDRLVDPEAYGVHGISDDFLADKPTFDQVAEEFLDFIRGGELVIHNAAFDIGFMDHEFRMLQQGIPKTETFCTITDSLLMARRLFPGKRNNLDALCSRYEIDNSKRTLHGALLDAEILAEVYLAMTGGQTSIAFQMEGDTQQNDAAQEIQRIVRPATAMKVVYASDEEVKAHEARLDLVAKKGGSCLWRGAPAE